The genomic window AATTTCCAGGAAACAATCAATTGCTGTGAAATACAAAACTAATCTGGGGACTCCTAATGATCTAATGTGGTGTGAACATTTTAGAAGGGAACCCTACGATCCTATATGATTCTATTTCTATCCAAACAGTATCAAATTTTCCTCGAAGTGGTTGGTCAGCTCAGGCaacctttattttttcattatgcaTGAGACGTTATTTTCCTCTCAAATGTTGTCATTAAGAaaagaaatactttttattttcatgttttatctGTTCCTCTATTTACACAATGTAGTAAATTTAAAACATTTTCATAGCCAGGTATAAACAAGATTTGACCTGAAAACAGCCTTATCCGAGTGGCTACATTTGGTTAAACCTCTTACTGTACTTTGTAGTTGGGTCCTCCTTGTCCAGAGTCAAAAAGGGGGTGGTGCACAGTgccatatttttatttctttttccccgATGGATTTGCCTGTGTACAATGTGTATAATTGAGAATGACCTGATGACAGGCAAGATCCCCAATACTCAAACTGGCGGTGAGAGAGAACATTGGGTCGTCACCACCATGTCACGTTACCACTGAGTCACAACCACTGTGACCACCAGTGCCCCTTCTGCGTCACTGCCTCTGCCAAATGTCAGTAGTCTGGAAATTCCAGTGACTGGAGGGGTCCAGCACCCTCCAGGGTTTACAATAGTACTCTCACCTGTACCAGGTTTCTGGGCATCTCCTGCTTAGTGGGCCTCCTGCCTCCCCACTTGATTTATCAACCAACTGGTTTAGTCCACCAGAGATTCCTGCATGTGGACTATGGGATAAAATCTTGGGTGACCAGGCAGTTTGCCAGACCAGGAAAGGTTCCACCAGCAGAGACAGGTCAGGGATAACACAAGACCAACCATACCAGTAATGTCAACTTTGTCACAAGAGTCAACCAGTGAAGATTCTGGCGACGCTCGTAACTCATTCTCCAGTGTCTGCTCAGCTGACAGTGTCTCTACTGAGAATGCCAAAGGTCTCTAGTCAGACAGCCATCTATCTGACTTGTTCAAGGCCCTTGACTCTAGGAAGAACCCCAAGCCTAGGATCTTTCAGTTGGAACCTGACCAAAGTTATACCCAATTCCTTAAGGATTTTGATGTTTACTGTGCTTGTAGGTATACAGCAGGAAGGCGGTATCTGAAGGGGAAAATCAAGCAAACTCGGTTCCAAGATTTCCTACCAACCTACGAAGGATAACCTCCAACTGTTTCTGAGAAGTCCGAGAGACAAGATGCTGAGAGAAAAACGCGATCCAGCAGAGCAACTTGGGAGGGTGAGCTGTTGAAAATTTatgctgtacagttggcttcattgtaTAGGTAGGCATACCCTAGGCATAACCTGGAtggttgaattgaatatgggatttaggcataaCCTGGATGGGAAGGAGCCAAGGGAAAAGCTCCTAACCATTCCCAGTAAAGCTGTGAGGTGGCGAGAGTAATTTCAGGCGAACACCAATGTCTCTGCCGACTGTATATGTCCTGCACTTGCTGGGTCTCCTCAATGAGGTAACTTGGCAAAGCACGAGGAATTGCACATAAGTGATGTTGGAGTCATGGCACAGCTCATATgctgacagggttgccatggctgcccacAATCATTGACCTGGTCCTGAGCAAGCCTACCCACGCATATCTCGACCTGTCCCGAAGCCTGCATATATGGTAGCCCAGTATGCAGCCTTCTTAAAATGAGATTATCACTCCGACTTACAGGATTACGAGACGACCATTTAGACACTGAAGGGAGAATTAAGAGTTCTCACTTTCCAAGCACCATCAAGTTGCAGTGTCTGACAATTGGTATGTAAACCAACCAGCTTACAATAAGAGAGGTCAAGAACATCAAAATCAACATTTGTTGGGATATCTGTTGCTTGTGCATAAACAAAGAAGTAAACAGAACTCAAGGAAGGAGCCTGATCTTCTGACTTCATCGGAGTCTAACTCAAAGGCAGCAAAGGTGAAAATCCTGCATTTTTTGACCAACCTAGAGAGTTGTGGACAACATGATAGCAATACTTACGTCTCTGCTCAAGGTTAATAAGACACAATAGCAACAAAGTTTATAAGACACAATAGCCTTATGACAGGAACAAAGTTTATAAGACACAATAGCCTTATGACAGGAACAAAGTCCAAGAGTACCTATGAAAAATAATGCTGGAACAAAGCTTGGAAGATTTCCAAGTTGATTGTGTGTCAACTGACAGCCGTTATCGAGACTACTCAGCGAGATAACTGCCTCCTAGTAACCACTGCTAACTACCAACACCTCGTTATAGTTTTAACTGCTGTATTCCAGCTTTACAGTTATCATTCCTCTATGTGAAAGACGATGTTTTGTATTGTGCCGGAACAAAAGTTTTGTATTCAAAAGGAATTTTTCCTACAAGTCCTCCACATTTTCCATTAAACAATGTCTGATGGTCATaatatagattgaaaaaaaaattaccaaaaattattTCCAGACATATCATTTTGTTCAATATCCCATTAATCAAAATAATGTAAGGAACATCAGGAAAATAACGCaagatttttatattaaattttattcgatctcatacacaaatatatatcttgaCTCTTACTTTAAATAAATCTATCACACAACATAACCATTATTTACAAAATCTCAGTATCTTATCAGCATTATCTACATCACTCCACAGCTTCCAAGAAACTTAAAACAATGATGGAAAGAGTTCATTGAAACTTTCAATATCTAGATTTGACTCGCAATCTTCACTGACAGCTGGTGACTGTACCATCGAGACTGGGGACTCGACTAACTCATCCAAATAATCATGTGATCCATTATTTTCGAATGAAGCTTCAGATTTAGGAGATAATACGgattcataccctgattctgaacTGCCGGAGGATCCAGGGCTTGGGATGGTCACTATGTCTTTTAGGAAATCAAGGATCTGTGCTTTGCTGATAGGTGAAGGTGCTCTCACATTTATTTGCGGACTTTGACAGACATTCATGTTGTTTCCAGTGGTGCTCATGCTTTGAAAATCGAGGAAATCCTTCAAGATATCTGGTGTAGCTACCTCCTGGTTCTGGACAGGAGAGGACTGCACCATAACGTTTGATGTGGTGTGGTCCATACACGACACATTCTCCTGGTCTAGAGCAGTGGTTAGTTGTGCAATAAGTTCATCTTCAGCAGGTGTAAGATTCATATTCAACTGTGTTTGACATCCTTTGGTGTAATCATGATCATCTACATCCCAACTGGATTCCACGACTGTTGGTGTGGTCCCCACCACTTGCTCTTCAGTTTGTGGTTGCTCGGAGACCTCTGCAACTGGTTGGTGAGGAATGAACTGTTGTGTGCTAAGCTTAGAGACAAAACTGCTGTGTTGACCCAATGTTGGCATAGTGCACTGAGAACCATGATCCTCAATACTGCCAGCACACTGATTGCCCGCTGCAGGGGAGAGGATTCTGCTGATCCAACAATCTGTGAGCTGACAGGGACCATGACTCCCTCGAACACTTGCGCTTTCTGGGTCTCACTTCCGCTGTGGTTGCTCTCAACTTGGTTACTGTTCAATCCACACACGCACTTTGACAACATAGATTGCAAAGCTTCATTTCTTTCTGTAAGTTCGGAGTTTTGTTCTGTGAGTAGAGCAGTTAGATCTGTTAATTCATTCACATGTTCTGATAATTCGGCAAGCTGTGCTTCTAGCTGATCCATTCTCAACTTTTTTCTGTCTCTCGCTGTTTGGGCAGCAACTCTGTTTTTAagttttctgaaaaagaaaaacagTAGCTTAGTTTCACAATGCTTTGACAATACCACATTACATAAGTTCTATTAGAAATTTTCCAACATCACCACACAACTATAACTATATACTGTAAATGAGATCAATACTTTATTTTACTCTTGTATTTCTTTCTAGGATAGGATAATGCATGGATGATCTGTTCTTAACACTCGACAATGTACCCGAGACCTAAGTTTCAAATCCAGCCTGGCATTCAAGGAAATGAAAGATTATGACCATTTCAAAAACCTTTCTGCTTCAAGCAAGCATGAATCAAATAAGAAACTGCAATTTGAATGTTAAAATTCAATTCCCATCAAATCAAATTCTTTACTTTTTATAAGACTGGCTTTTCTTGTGTCATACTTGATCCAAATGTTAAAACCTAATACCTTTCTTGATAGAGAAGAACAATACTGATAAATTAACATACAAGGAACAGAAAGGTTAAATTAATGTTACATATATCAGCCATTCTTGAACAGAATTACATTATAAGTATATTAAAATTACAAGGAAGGCACTTTACttattattagaaagaaaaaattatgcCACATGAATTACTCTGTCCACAAATAAGAAGGtactttttttgcaattttttttttaacattactaccaatacaagtaaaaataaatttttcaagcaattagtatttttctttatcaaatctgaATTCTTTAATAGGGGTATGTCTTCAGTGATGTCATACTACTCCTATGAATTCTTTAATAGGGGTATGTCTTCAGTGATGTCATACTACTCCTTCTGAGTggttggaagggaacctcagtttgaTAGGGAACCAGAGTTATAAGGGCTGTATGGCTCTGAGGGCTTTCTTGTGAAAGGCTAGAATAAGGAATCCACTTTTTATCTGAACTTGATACAGCACCTCAATAGCCTTAAGTCATCTACTATGAGTGATATCAATCACATCACGCATGGCAGCCTAAGAAGGAACCAAACTGTCGGTGCCATCGTACCTACGTAAACAAGCTTAACCTTGTGTGATTGAATTCAATTCAAGAACACTATTAAGTCAAGTACCCATACTCAAGTGGGTTCCTCCTCTCACCGCTTAATCTCAAATATCAGCATGCTTGGCGAGTGCCGGCATTCGTGCAAACTGCGTTTGTTTCTTGCCCTCCAAACCTTAGGCTCtatccacactaccgggcagtctccgacgggcaaacagtgataccagaccacaatagttagtaagattgagggttaattacgtcagaagcgggaaaaccacagacagggatctggcatcataaagtgttgccagatccctgcctttagttttcccgcttctgacgtcatcaaccctcattttcagtaACTATTGTGGCCcgatatcactgtttgcccgtcaggaACTGCctggtagtgtggacagggccttagtGTTGCTTCCTATATTTTCCGAAGAACATTTACTATCTTGGACACTTCATCTCTTAGTAATGTTAAAAGAGGGTTTGTTGATTGCCAGTTCCAATCATCAAATTCAGCTATGAAATACAAAGGAAGGTCAACTACAAGCACATATGCCTCTGCTAGGCTAGCATAACCTCACTGAGGGCTGTCCAGCTTTGTTAAGGgggattattattactatgattgtaCTGCAGTCAGTTTCTGGATTAATGCTAGCTGAATCCTGACATGTTCATTAGCCTATATTAGATACTTGGTAAGGTCAGTATTGAGGTGGGATTGATCTACAGTGCTTATTCGACTATATCCCAGGTTCTTTAAAAGCTTTATGttaaccttttacccccaggctatttggaaatttccaacccttaacccccagggggttatttttttcccagcacattttgcagtatattttttttttaaatagctctaacagccttaatttttgtcatagagaggtcaggttggtctcattttcttggtaaatgcctgaattttcaaaaaaaattatcaaaaatatgaaaaaaaatttttgtagcatttttttgcaaggacgtaccggtacgtccatgggggtaaaaggatggcttttgtgaaacgtaccagtacgtcctttgggggtaaaagggttaagatagtaTTCTTACATATATGATGGTATTGAAGTACTTGACATGTTGATAAAGAATAAGTTGGGTTGATGTTCTTGCCCTCCTACAATTGGGTATAAGACCATGAAGTTGAGGGCACTGATCGATCAGTCTGCTGTTGTTACAGCAGATATGGATATTGGAGGCAGAGGAGACATATGTGATCTTCTCCTCTTAGGACTGGGTAGGCTAACATTATTCTCATAACCTTTTTGTCGCTTAAAGCTGGAATAATTGGCTGGTCCATCTGCACCCTCCATGATCACCAGCTTCCAGGGAACCCTTCAGGTTACCAACTTGCTTTCTGGAGAAACTTCAGGGTGGACTCTCTCTTTCCATTTCTGCTGACTCAGCTGTGGCTGGACCTTCAGGGCATCAGCTTCCGAGGTCAACTCCAATGGGGTCTTTTCCATACATTTAGGGATTTGTCTGTGGTTTCACCATCAGGATTTCAGATAACAAAGAAGGATCCAAGCAGTGTCTTTCTTTCTGTTCAAAGTCAAGAAAGCTCAGTATTGgaaatgggggggaggggggaaatttTAGGTGACAATACCTTGCCTGCTGACAACCATATGTGTTCTGACAGAGTAAATTAGATGGCATACAGCTGCTCACTGCAGGAAGCTCCCTCAGAAGAGAAAGTGACATGCATGTGATTTTTCCATATGTCAAATTGTAGTCTTGCCCAACTATGGGAAGTGGACCAGTCGCCCACTCCTGGCTAGAGAAGCCTCAGCCTTCCATTTCCCATACTTAGGGTCAAGAATTATGTCACTTCCTGTGCTGAAATTGGTCAATGTCTTATTTAAGGTTTGCCAAATGACCCATATGTGAAACATGGAAGAAAGCGAGTGAATGGGACCCGAAACCACATGTTAAGTGGttgtttttgatgatgatgatgattgttaatatcattaatactagttaagctacaaccctagttggaaaagcaatacgcTATAAGTACAAAGGCTCCAATGGGTAAAAgcgcccaatgaggaaaggaaatattttaactGAGATGTGTGCTCTCAAgtgcgaactctaacccaaggccgtggaagaccatggtacaaaagctaaggcactacccaaaaatagagaacaatggtttgatatgggagtgtcctcctagaagaactacttatcttagctaaagagtttcctttacccttaccaacaggaaagtagtcaatgaacaattacagcacagtggTTAAATTTTCAGTTATCCCAGTACCGccgggtgtatgaggagagaagagaacgtgtaaagaataagtCAGATCATTCGGTGTGCCAGTCAAAGCACCAAATAACACTAAAGGTggtggtgtcttggccaacctaaaACCTCATACACCAATGCTCCCAAGTGCATCTATTGAAACACCCTAAGAGTTACAGTAACAAGTCAAATTTTGATGAGGGTCAGCAAGACGAAAGGAAGGAAGCCATATTGGAGGTAAAGTAAAAGTGACCAAGGAATGCTGCAGACCCTTAATCAGTGCCTATACTGCAATACTGTCCACATTCTGAGGTGATGTGTAAGAAGTCACTACCCCAAAATGGGTTAGGTGGCGCACTTAGGTTAGAATGTTAACCCCTTTCCAATTCTATTCAAGGTATAGAAAATGAAAAGGCACCATTGGTGAAGATAGGGAAAGGGGATCACAGGGGACAAAGTTCCCCATGTAAGAAAGGGGGAAAGAGATGCAACCTAGTGGTTAGTTTAAGATACAGCCCCGTTCTTCTCCTGAATCAAGGTTACCTGGCCATGAGAAAATGTTGAGTTTTACATAAAACACACATGAACTATGTATTTTCACAACTAGTTTTGGTATAGTTTATAAATATCTAATGCACGGTATAACTATTTTAGTATTTCCTCACCAAAATGTGCCAATTCCTCACTGGGATCCTCAGTATTGATTAAAAATTGGGGAGGAAAATTCACAAATATCAGCAGTCTGTATAAATCACAGATGAACCAGTTGGGAAAATATTGGgtaaattatagaatggtgcaataaatgGTTAATAGAAAACAAGACTGGTTATTATTGTATTTTGTAATGTTTTGAATGTTTTCTATAAGGATTACTGGTGGACATCTATAGTTTTTGTTATGGTGGATCGACTACAACTGAAAAGCTACGGCTTTGTGCTAGATATCGGCATCAATTACATTCGAAACACCCTAAAATAGAGTGTATTTGTCTAATTGTGCTAATATTCAATTTACTTTATTAAACTTTGTTTCCGTAAGccatcgtattaaaaaaaaaaagtttatcgcaATCAAAACAGAGTAACTGTAATGAAACACTGTCAAAACACTAtagcttttgtttgccaggacttccaaACTCATTGAAAACAgggtttggagcctttgtatatcagcggccagttcctcccatgtagattaaaaatggacatcgattaacctaaactttccccctaaccgaacctacaagccgtgtccttaccaacttacctaatggggggctaACGACCCCCTGCgatcccccttacactgctgtattttaAGTTAGTCATAATCTACGTAcaagtggctgctatcatacataaacCCCAAAgggttttccatcccattttctatggcgTGACTTGTGACAATGCTCCTCGTATTACTAATACTTCCTTACTTTAGCTAATTATTTATTAGTTAATACTCTGCCGTATGCTAGCTTCACTCGCGATTAAACATCATCTTGCTAATCCTATGTTCTGCAAAGCGGAACATGAGTTATAGCTTCGCTCTCCTCCATCTGTTGAAACATGGACTTTACTTCCATTTTCAATGATCAGACTAAATGTATCAAACACGTTTCTACCCTAAGTTTTATTATTTGCATGGTCAATAGAACAAGGGCTATGATTACGTAACAttttccaatattgaaaataaacaacAGGTTTAAAATATAATACGTTGGGCCCTTTATtcgaggtgtatgtatgatagcagccacctgtatgtatgatagcggctgacttagagtacggcagtctaaggggggtcACAGAGGGACGTAAGGCCCTCCCCTTGGGTAAGTAGCGAAAGACACGGCATATAGGTTAGGTATTATGGAaaggttaggttagttgatgtccattttttatgCAAGCAGGAGGAACTgaccgctaatatacaaaggctccctttgTTGTTTGCACAAGGAACTCATGACAGCACCACCACctaccagggttttttttttcttttctgaattaCCGGGTGGAAAGAGGCTCTTACGATGTGCTGTCAAAACTtgcaaaacttattttttattaaaatctatatcttcgttattaGTGGTTTCTGCCACTagtatatggtattcaaaatagggtatttgcaaagatctattcaattatgcaagtttcAATGTCCAGAACcattgtatatcagcagccagttcctcccgtgtggattaagaatggacatcaactaaattgaactttcccccctaacctaacctacacgccgcgtccttacctacttaacagggggggggggggctaacgcccctctCCGACCACCtcacactgccatattctaagttaccCATGATAAtatatacaggtggccactatcatacatacacccccaataTCCtaatgtatgatagcagccacctgtatgtactaTTATgtttaacttagaatacggcagtataAGGGGGCGGGTAGCAAGGGGGGGGAcctattaggtaagtaggtaaggacacaactTGTTAGTTATGttaggggggaagtttaggttagttgatgtccatttttaatgaacgcgtgaggaactggccgccgaTATACAAAGGCTATGGGGGCTCTTATGATGCGCTATGACGTCAAAACTTATTTCTTATTAGAATCTATACCTTCATTAGTGGTTTCTGTCAGTAGTATAGGGTATTCAAAAGtctatttgcaaagatctattcaattgttcgtttcaatgtcctaactaatattgcatcCCTCTATAAGCAAACCAAATACTTAGTTCATGGTATTAAATTAAAGGACCACATCCCCCCTTCCCCCTCAAAATAGAAAGACAAAGAACAAATTGACATTTAAAGGCAAAATCAATCAATGATCAATAGTTAAGTCATCGGTAGAGACGCTCATTAAAATTGCAAGATGATTGACCTTTAGGAGTAGCTTCAGACTTGAACAtttctaataatttatatataagtgaATCGATATGAAATAcgtattatttttaagattaaatCTAGTAAAAGATAGGAGTATTATTGCATAAGCTGCCATTGTTCGATAGCTTGAAAATATGGCATAAAAaacattgttatattattattattaatattactatccaagctacaaccctagttggaaaagcaagatgctataagcccaagggctccaacagggaaaaacagcccagtgaggaaaggaaataaggaaaaattcttTCATTGGGAATTATTGACAATTCATGCAATTTTCCTATAATTCGTACCATAATTGGTCGCTTGAAATTTATGAAAACAATAAGTATAATGGTTAAAAAACAACATAGggtttgaatatatgaaaaatctttttaaaataaaTTAGATCTTTACCTTCTCATGATCTTTTCCTCCATGGTCAAGTGGTCCAAACGCTGCCTCTTCCTCTGGGGTTTCCCTTGCCCGTCCTCGTCCATATCGTGAAGCTCTTCCTTAATGACGGAGACGTAATTCCCCGTCAGAATATTCGTCAGCTGTTTCCCAGCGATGGCTGTAGTAGCTGGACTGGGTGCTGGCAACACCATTGGGGTCCCAGTCATGTTCTTCGGGAGGGTTATGACTATTGTTTTAGCCGTCGCCATTTTTCcacttttgttattgttcttacgaTATAATATTCACTAGTAACGTCCTTCGGCTGCTTGTTGGCCTTTCAAACACTAGTGATAAACTAGACGGACCACCCTCTTCCACGACCTCTCTTCTTCTGGAATGTCAGATTGCAATGCGCAATGCGCTGCGCAGGCCGTATCTAGTGTGTCAGATGGGTTGGTGTAAAAATCCTCAAAACTCATggtgaaaaatccccaaaacaaccctaaaatccccatttccacaaatatatatttttttctgatcatgtaggctttactaagaAAGAAATTTACTCACTACACTTCATATAAGTGTAAGTAAACTAagtgcaacaatataaaggtttactcatctttgtttttccttcattgaaatttgtacagaatatccccatcggacaccaaaaatccccaaatttagggataaatccccatatctagcAGCACTGATGATGCGCAGGCTGTAGCCGATATAACTTCTACTGCGCATGTGCCGGAGAAAGATGGTGTGGTGCTTTCTCATTGGTTGATCTTTTTTGACGTAATGTTATCGGTtagattgtttttattcatatattatggAATAAAGCATGTGCAATATAGCACATATGTGATCTTCAAACATATAGAATTACATATTAAACATTGAAACCTCAGGAAATAGTTCAATGGATCTATTTACATCttcaaaattaaatctaaaaacACTAATTGGGTACTATACAGCTGTTGACGTCATTCATTGACGTCACATGCCAACATGGCACTGTCTGTGTCATCCTCAAATCCTTTCACTTGTTCTCTTTTCTGATGCAACAATAAGCATTTCTTATGTAGGAAAACAACGGAACCAGAAACGCCCTTATTTATGTGTCATACAGTACTTCTGTAAATAATACTGCAATAATAATGTAGATTGTTAATTCATAAATATTAAGGAATTGCTTCGTAGAAGTAACTTGCTTTAAACAAGGAAAAGTAGAACTAAATTATTAATTAGGTCGAATGGTATTGATTTGTAGCCTACAAGTCTCTTTACTGAGCAATACAAACATACAGGTACAATAAAATTATGAAATCTTACTGTAATCCAGCTAAATTAACCAAACATAAAACGAAATTGGTGAAGGAAAACAACTTTGACAGAAAGCGTAACAAAATGACAGAAAAATTTAATTATAGATACAGAAGGGATAAGGTTTATTTACTAagatattcaaataaaaagtttgatatataaaaatttttcCACCATTCTAGcaagaataaacacacacacacacacacacacacacacacacacacacacacatatatatatatatatatatatatatatatatatatatatatatatatatatatatatatatatatattacactgcgaAAATTAGTATGAAATAGTGGTTGCTAAACTAGTGATAACATAAAACTAGCCTATAGATCATTGAGGCTAGTTAATGTATAAAACTCAGATATGAAAATAAACTCAAGGGTTTTTGCAATACGTAACACCAGCTATGATAATAATCAAAGCTAGtttgaacagcaggatgctattagctcaagggctccaacaaggaaaaatagcccagtgaggaaaggatgcaattaaactacacgagaagtactgatcatttttttctatcttttattatgaaatacgcaTTTACAATCTcacagtttataatatatatatatatatatatatatatatatatatatatatatatatatatatatatatatatatatatatatatatatatatagaggcctatatatatatatatatatatatatatatatatatatatatatatatataggcctatatatatatatatatatatatatatatatatatatatatatatatatatatatatatatatatatatatataggcctctatatatatatatatatatatatatatatatatatatatatatatatatatatatatatatatatatatatatatatatatatatatatatatata from Palaemon carinicauda isolate YSFRI2023 unplaced genomic scaffold, ASM3689809v2 scaffold2, whole genome shotgun sequence includes these protein-coding regions:
- the LOC137635931 gene encoding LOW QUALITY PROTEIN: X-box-binding protein 1-like (The sequence of the model RefSeq protein was modified relative to this genomic sequence to represent the inferred CDS: deleted 2 bases in 1 codon); its protein translation is MATAKTIVITLPKNMTGTPMVLPAPSPATTAIAGKQLTNILTGNYVSVIKEELHDMDEDGQGKPQRKRQRLDHLTMEEKIMRRKLKNRVAAQTARDRKKLRMDQLEAQLAELSEHVNELTDLTALLTEQNSELTERNEALQSMLSKCVCGLNSNQVESNHSGSETQKAQVFEGVMVPVSSQIVGSAESSPLQRAISVLAVLRIMVLSALCQHWVNTAVLSLSLAHNSSFLTNQAEVSEQPQTEEQVVGTTPTVVESSWDVDDHDYTKGCQTQLNMNLTPAEDELIAQLTTALDQENVSCMDHTTSNVMVQSSPVQNQEVATPDILKDFLDFQSMSTTGNNMNVCQSPQINVRAPSPISKAQILDFLKDIVTIPSPGSSGSSESGYESVLSPKSEASFENNGSHDYLDELVESPVSMVQSPAVSEDCESNLDIESFNELFPSLF